The Malus domestica chromosome 13, GDT2T_hap1 genome includes a window with the following:
- the LOC103451819 gene encoding amino acid transporter AVT1I-like → MDSLKAEKIESQNLPSQEPTKGGGTTFFRTCFNGLNTLSGVGILSIPFALSEGGWLSLILLFQLALLCWYTGLLLQRCMDGNPGIKSYPDIGGAAYGQKGRLAISIFMYLELYLVAVEFLILEGDNLNQLFPSMGFNMAGLKVGGKQCFVLLTALVILPTTWLKSLGLLAYVSAGGVFASLFLVACVFWVGAVDGVGFHEGDVLLNFRGLPTAVSLYLFCYCGHAVFPTLCNSMKDRSKFSKVLLICFVASTITYGSMAVLGYLMFGQNLKSQVTLNLPVRKICSRIAIYITIINPLTKYAIIITPIAAAIEDTRPFRNSRTISIFVRTLIVISTVIVALAIPFFSYLMALVGASLSVTVSVLLPCLFYLKINVAAQRFGFEFVVIVAIMVIGSFVGIVGTYTSVKQIVRQF, encoded by the exons ATGGACAGCCTTAAAGCAGAGAAAATTGAGAGCCAAAACCTACCCTCACAGGAACCAACCAAAGGTGGAGGCACCACATTTTTCAGAACATGTTTTAATGGTCTCAACACGTTATCAG GAGTTGGGATTCTATCGATTCCATTTGCGCTTTCTGAAGGAGGGTGGCTGAGCTTAATCCTTCTTTTCCAGTTGGCACTTCTTTGTTGGTATACTGGGTTGCTTCTGCAACGTTGCATGGACGGGAATCCGGGGATCAAGAGTTATCCCGACATTGGAGGAGCTGCTTATGGACAGAAAGGAAGACTTGCCATCTCCATTTTTATGTACCTTGAGCTGTATTTGGTAGCTGTTGAGTTTCTAATATTAGAAGGTGACAACTTAAACCAGTTGTTCCCAAGCATGGGTTTTAACATGGCAGGCCTCAAAGTCGGAGGCAAACAATGCTTTGTTTTGCTCACCGCCCTTGTAATTCTGCCAACGACATGGCTGAAGAGTCTGGGATTGTTGGCGTATGTTTCCGCCGGAGGAGTTTTCGCCTCTCTTTTTTTGGTTGCCTGCGTATTTTGGGTTGGTGCGGTTGATGGTGTAGGGTTTCATGAAGGAGATGTTCTTCTGAATTTCAGAGGATTGCCTACTGCTGTGAGCTTGTATCTGTTCTGCTATTGTGGCCATGCAGTTTTTCCCACATTGTGCAATTCCATGAAGGACAGAAGCAAATTCTCCAAG GTATTACTTATCTGCTTCGTTGCAAGCACCATCACCTACGGATCAATGGCGGTTTTAGGTTACTTGATGTTCGGACAAAACTTGAAGTCTCAAGTCACATTAAATCTTCCAGTACGAAAAATTTGTTCAAGGATTGCAATTTACATTACTATAATTAATCCCCTCACAAAGTATGCAATTATAATCACTCCGATTGCTGCTGCTATTGAGGATACACGCCCTTTTCGCAACAGTCGCACAATTAGCATCTTCGTGCGAACCTTAATTGTAATTAGCACCGTAATTGTGGCATTAGCCATTCCATTTTTCAGCTACTTAATGGCTTTAGTCGGCGCATCTCTGAGCGTGACGGTCTCAGTCTTGCTGCCGTGCTTGTTCTACCTCAAGATTAACGTTGCTGCTCAGAGATTCGGGTTCGAGTTCGTGGTAATTGTTGCGATTATGGTAATAGGGTCTTTTGTTGGTATAGTGGGTACGTACACTTCTGTGAAACAAATTGTAAGACAATTCTGA